The Musa acuminata AAA Group cultivar baxijiao chromosome BXJ1-3, Cavendish_Baxijiao_AAA, whole genome shotgun sequence genome window below encodes:
- the LOC135637257 gene encoding uncharacterized protein LOC135637257, protein MWVIQEGEEGEVKATPERTRGGSAGADETAESNGGICFVAGLPILQRSQHAGRLESGNGILIASLVTIRYRFRAFVCASSQHDDGLSWRRRKNKFHWWRTLVGYLGKIASESRRHVFIALLLAANRDIAALRRNHH, encoded by the exons ATGTGGGTCATCcaggaaggggaagaaggagaagTCAAAGCAACCCCAGAGAGGACTCGGGGTGGCTCAGCTGGAGCAGATGAGACTGCAGAGTCAAATGGAGGAATATGTTTCGTCGCTGGACTCCCCATTCTGCAGCGATCTCAACATG CCGGAAGACTCGAGAGTGGAAATGGCATTCTCATCGCCTCCCTCGTCACCATCCGGTATCGTTTCAGGGCCTTCGTTTGCGCTTCATCCCAACATGATG ATGGATTATCATGGAGACGCCGGAAGAACAAGTTTCACTGGTGGCGAACGCTGGTTGGGTACTTGGGCAAG ATCGCATCTGAGTCAAGGAGGCATGTCTTCATCGCACTGCTACTCGCCGCCAACCGTGACATTGCCGCTCTTCGAAGAAACCACCACTGA
- the LOC135624874 gene encoding homeobox-leucine zipper protein GLABRA 2-like: MRKHLSSMNNNNIPPVKDFFASPALSLSLAGVFRNNAAAAAAEVEEGDEGSGGGGQGEQAGISGENSGAAGRSEEDRESNESQDDNREVGNKRKRKKYHRHTAEQIREMEALFKESPHPDEKQRQQLSKQLGLSARQVKFWFQNRRTQIKAVQERHENSLLKSEIEKLQEENRAMRETIKKACCPNCGVATLSKDTTMTTEEQQLRIENARLKAEIEKLRRMQGSIPDGNTSPSSSCSAGADQNKSSLDCYSGFLGLEKSKILEIVNVALDELIKMATAQGPLWVRSVETGREILNYDEYVKEFSPDNSRNGCLRNIEASRETGVVFFDMTRLVQAFMDVNQWKDLFPCMISKAAIVDVIFNGQADSKDGTLQLMFAEIQMLTPLVPTREIYFVRYCKKLSPSRWAILDISIDKLEENIDASLMKCRKRPSGCIIEDQDNGHCKVIWVEHMECQKSVIPTLFRSIVTNGLAFGARHWMATLRLQCERSVFFMATNVPTRDCNGVSTLAGRKSILKLGQRMTSIFCQNIGASGHRTWTKVSTKSGDEIRFTSRKNMNDPGEPPGLIICAVLSTWLPVPTMTLFDFLRDESRRAEWDIMLTPGPTQTTVNLAKGQDRGNSVTMHTTTSSERTNIWVLQDSSTNAYESMVVFAPVDIDGMQSVMTGCDSSSLAILPSGFSILPDGLETRPLVITSRPEERTMEGGSLLTIAFQILANSSPMAKLTMESVETVNTLVSCTLQNIKKALGCEDG; this comes from the exons ATGAGAAAACACCTAAGCAGCATGAACAACAACAACATTCCTCCTGTCAAAGACTTCTTTGCATCCCCAGCGCTCTCCCTCTCTCTA GCAGGTGTATTCAGGAACAatgcagcggcggcagcagccgAGGTGGAGGAAGGGGACGAGGGGAGTGGTGGAGGGGGTCAAGGGGAGCAGGCAGGGATCAGCGGCGAGAACTCTGGGGCAGCGGGTCGATCCGAGGAAGACAGAGAGTCCAATGAATCACAGGATGACAACAGAGAGGTCGGaaacaagaggaagaggaagaagtatcATAGGCACACAGCTGAACAGATCAGAGAAATGGAGGC GTTGTTCAAGGAGTCACCCCATCCAGACGAGAAGCAGAGGCAGCAGTTGAGCAAGCAGCTAGGCCTTTCTGCCAGGCAGGTCAAGTTCTGGTTTCAAAATCGACGAACCCAGATCAAG GCGGTGCAGGAGCGGCATGAGAACTCCCTACTGAAATCTGAGATAGAGAAACTGCAGGAGGAAAACCGTGCCATGAGAGAGACGATAAAGAAAGCGTGCTGTCCCAATTGTGGTGTTGCAACCTTAAGCAAGGACACCACCATGACCACAGAGGAACAACAACTTCGTATCGAAAATGCCAGGCTAAAAGCAGAG ATAGAAAAACTACGTCGAATGCAAGGAAGCATCCCGGATGGAAACACTTCACCAAGTTCATCATGCTCTGCAGGCGCCGATCAAAACAAGAGCTCATTAGATTGCTATAGTGGATTCTTGGGTCTTGAGAAATCTAAAATTTTAGAGATCGTCAATGTTGCCCTGGATGAGCTGATCAAGATGGCTACTGCCCAGGGACCCTTGTGGGTTCGAAGTGTTGAGACCGGAAGGGAGATACTTAACTATGATGAGTATGTTAAAGAATTCTCACCCGATAATTCAAGGAATGGATGTCTCAGGAATATTGAGGCTTCCAGAGAGACTGGTGTCGTCTTCTTTGACATGACAAGGCTCGTACAAGCCTTCATGGATGTG AACCAATGGAAGGACTTATTTCCTTGTATGATCTCCAAGGCTGCCATAGTTGATGTCATTTTCAATGGACAGGCTGACAGTAAAGATGGTACCTTACAACTG ATGTTTGCAGAAATTCAGATGCTTACACCTTTGGTGCCAACAAGAGAAATCTACTTTGTGAGGTACTGCAAGAAACTAAGCCCTAGTAGGTgggcaattttagacatatccatTGACAAACTTGAAGAAAACATAGATGCATCACTCATGAAGTGTAGGAAGCGCCCATCAGGCTGTATAATAGAGGACCAAGACAATGGTCACTGCAAG GTGATTTGGGTAGAACACATGGAATGCCAAAAAAGTGTAATTCCAACACTATTTCGCTCGATTGTTACCAATGGCCTGGCTTTTGGGGCTAGACACTGGATGGCAACACTACGACTGCAATGTGAAAGATCAGTTTTCTTCATGGCCACTAATGTTCCCACAAGAGACTGTAATG GAGTCTCCACACTGGCTGGAAGAAAGAGCATCCTGAAGCTTGGACAAAGAATGACTTCAATCTTTTGCCAGAACATCGGTGCATCAGGACACCGCACATGGACCAAGGTATCGACAAAGAGTGGAGATGAAATTCGATTCACATCAAGGAAGAATATGAATGATCCTGGTGAGCCTCCAGGACTGATCATCTGTGCAGTTCTGTCGACATGGCTGCCTGTTCCTACAATGACTCTATTTGATTTCTTGAGAGATGAATCAAGAAGAGCTGAA TGGGACATCATGCTTACACCAGGCCCTACTCAAACAACGGTGAATTTAGCGAAGGGCCAAGATCGTGGAAACTCTGTTACGATGCAT ACAACAACTTCATCAGAGAGGACTAACATTTGGGTTCTTCAAGATAGCAGCACTAACGCTTATGAGTCAATGGTGGTTTTTGCTCCTGTGGACATTGATGGCATGCAATCAGTGATGACTGGGTGCGATTCTAGTAGCTTGGCTATATTGCCATCAGGATTTTCTATACTTCCTGATGGGCTTGAGACCAGGCCTCTCGTGATCACATCTAGGCCAGAGGAGAGGACAATGGAAGGAGGATCTTTGCTTACAATAGCATTCCAAATTCTTGCCAATTCCTCACCCATGGCGAAGCTAACAATGGAATCAGTGGAAACTGTGAACACACTTGTTTCATGCACACTGCAGAATATCAAGAAAGCACTGGGCTGTGAAGATGGGTAA
- the LOC135624868 gene encoding protein EMBRYONIC FLOWER 1-like, whose translation MEVAVKELYVKGKEFAPVTDGKEDAEDCDHFTIRGYVAGVRKRDAKTCWPLFMPHNESSDIDANMLPPLHVSKFKRWSCLNCINTISTSADVTGPADLTSVLHEEIKTKSSSFLSNANSNRLCCDSKQSENRIHGERLLSDSSISISHGEHSPAPCCVKKANESTTECVAKEGIRVFTYGKHRSEENQDRSCKPASAVVEDENFEAGKTQARNIAVTEDNPETVLSADGFPMVCAKPNGGATSGVSDAVLAFRASKAYAIIDDEGITDEGEIDVVPDGMVKTSWKLAGVDLGIPKDDALIATVANVTKYALMDLDQSNNEASYSNMDLFDHVNCISNQNSVLSSPPGKMNHKKVRKLRFLEDIMKSEELHTSKRACTFKRHSETCEIKSNHERGSGGLECEAQSGNCKSNLVGQNSEMTSTDPNKGIESNRNNDDDLCLLHWLKKVSKKLVTDDSQNKKAIGAKGYAEIKHRENKGGVSTSTHNAKDVDPLSKISRESKHNKSYTTEKENKVPLVKPSGCCLMQQENLVSNNATVKHVHPENDYPKMRDIISAPGKLDRSYDKKVDSRIRKKKASQVESKSSSQIKWSKKVVVKKQRTTKTHEKEILDDIPMDIVELLAKNQHERSLMNAEVASKNHHELSMMNDKMKHGNILNVSGYRGSKVMNAIYMSHASDTEFGIPTTPCGNQNADHGTEVCKSAKYQKHILIDLNQQATDALTNPEYDEYQLCTTHLHAVDSKKNRSLPNSYWGRMRMQDFGFYQKDRGVLAQSSSGGDHDILSAALNGRIHGVSASNIHAYCNYGKMVPGDSFLDRKQRTVVQKADFRESINTNGLHYQAEGGKSEQSTNRTTLPTRSYLVGGGNRCHLGRTAPIDLHTNETISALHLLRLVDQAALTGLSCDINHVGIPQGSNLNFSNKSTEVLGVEVGTKIRETPENPSTAGYSAHDQKEGNFSKPHRPIPRVGVLGSLLQKEIMIHSNKCIAPLGFNARCSGEAPSFLVEGMDKTGAPSSSINTEYGDGSNCLFGTTSAKQIVRAGDSSVRKFGMGQVGITKRNEAIQSVRHDCHTVNCVVNQNPADFSIPDEDNVYMRGSENLPSEYISPPNLHGIKPIMMGISGRW comes from the exons ATGGAAGTAGCAGTTAAGGAGCTGTATGTTAAAGGGAAAGAATTTGCTCCTGTGACTGATGGCAAGGAAGATGCAGAAGATTGTGACCATTTCACCATTCG TGGTTATGTTGCTGGTGTTCGAAAGAGAGATGCAAAGACTTGTTGGCCATTGTTTATGCCTCACAATGAAAGTTCAGATATAGATGCCAACATGCTACCACCACTACATGTTTCTAAGTTCAAACGATGGAGTTGCCTGAACTGTATTAATACTATTAGCACATCTGCAGATGTAACAGGACCTGCAGATTTAACAAGTGTACTACATGAAGAAATAAAGACAAAAAGCTCCTCATTTCTGTCAAATGCCAATTCAAATAGATTATGTTGTGATTCTAAACAATCTGAAAATAGAATACATGGGGAGAGACTCCTGTCAGATTCTTCTATCAGCATTAGTCATGGTGAACATAGCCCAGCACCATGCTGTGTCAAGAAAGCAAATGAATCTACAACAGAATGTGTGGCCAAAGAAG GTATCCGAGTATTCACATATGGGAAACATAGATCTGAAGAGAATCAAGATCGGTCATGCAAACCTGCATCCGCTGTGGTTGAAGATGAAAATTTTGAAGCAGGAAAAACCCAAGCAAGGAATATTGCAGTTACTGAGGACAATCCTGAGACTGTTCTTTCTGCTGATGGTTTTCCGATGGTTTGTGCCAAACCAAATGGAGGTGCAACCAGTGGAGTTTCTGATGCAGTTCTGGCTTTCAGAGCCAGCAAAGCATATGCAATCATAGACGATGAGGGGATTACTGATGAAGGTGAAATAGATGTAGTACCTGATGGCATGGTTAAGACAAGCTGGAAATTGGCTGGGGTTGATCTTGGCATCCCAAAAGATGATGCTCTAATTGCAACTGTTGCTAATGTTACCAAATATGCTTTAATGGATTTAGATCAGAGCAATAATGAAGCATCATACAGTAACATGGATTTGTTTGATCATGTGAATTGTATCTCAAATCAGAACAGTGTGCTTAGCAGTCCACCCGGAAAAATGAACCACAAAAAGGTTCGTAAGCTACGCTTCCTGGAAGATATTATGAAAAGTGAAGAGTTGCACACATCTAAAAGAGCTTGTACTTTCAAGAGACACTCAGAAACATGTGAAATAAAGAGCAACCATGAGCGAGGTTCAGGTGGACTGGAATGTGAAGCCCAATCTGGAAACTGCAAAAGCAATCTCGTTGGCCAGAACTCTGAAATGACATCAACTGATCCTAATAAAGGTATAGAATCTAATCGGAACAACGATGATGATCTTTGTCTACTGCACTGGCTAAAGAAGGTTTCTAAGAAACTTGTCACCGATGATTCTCAGAACAAGAAAGCCATTGGTGCAAAAGGATATGCTGAAATTAAGCACAGGGAGAATAAAGGTGGTGTATCTACCAGTACGCATAATGCGAAGGATGTAGATCCTCTTTCTAAAATTTCTAGAGAAAGTAAACATAATAAAAGCTATACCACTGAAAAGGAAAACAAGGTGCCTCTAGTAAAACCAAGTGGTTGTTGCCTCATGCAACAGGAAAATTTAGTTTCTAACAATGCAACAGTGAAGCATGTCCATCCTGAAAATGATTATCCTAAAATGAGAGACATAATTTCTGCACCTGGAAAACTAGACAGGAGCTATGATAAAAAAGTTGATTCCAGAATAAGGAAAAAGAAGGCATCACAAGTGGAGAGCAAAAGTTCTTCCCAAATAAAATGGTCAAAG AAAGTAGTAGTAAAGAAACAAAGGACCACAAAGACACATGAAAAGGAAATTCTGGATGACATTCCGATGGACATTGTTGAACTCTTAGCAAAAAATCAACATGAAAGAAGTCTGATGAATGCTGAGGTTGCCAGCAAAAACCATCATGAGTTGTCAATGATGAATGATAAGATGAAGCATGGAAATATTTTAAATGTGTCTGGATACCGTGGAAGCAAGGTTATGAATGCGATATATATGAGTCATGCAAGTGATACAGAATTTGGTATTCCTACTACTCCATGTGGTAACCAGAATGCTGACCATGGAACAGAAGTCTGCAAGAGTGCCAAATATCAGAAACATATCCTTATAGATCTGAACCAACAAGCTACAGATGCCCTGACAAATCCAGAATATGATGAATACCAACTATGTACAACTCACCTTCATGCCGTTGATTCTAAAAAAAATCGTTCTCTTCCAAATTCTTATTGGGGAAGAATGAGGATGCAAGATTTTGGATTCTATCAGAAGGATCGAGGAGTTTTAGCTCAGAGTTCAAGTGGAGGTGACCATGATATATTGTCAGCGGCATTAAATGGCAGAATACATGGAGTCAGCGCCAGTAACATTCATGCTTATTGCAATTATGGGAAAATGGTGCCTGGTGATTCATTTCTTGATAGAAAACAGAGGACAGTTGTTCAAAAGGCTGACTTTCGGGAATCAATAAATACAAATGGCTTGCATTATCAAGCTGAGGGAGGGAAGTCTGAGCAATCAACAAACAGGACAACTCTACCAACCAGATCTTATCTTGTGGGAGGAGGAAATAGGTGTCATTTAGGAAGAACAGCACCAATAGATTTGCATACCAATGAAACAATTTCTGCATTGCATTTGCTTAGGCTAGTTGATCAAGCAGCTCTGACAGGTCTGTCATGCGATATAAACCATGTAGGAATTCCCCAAGGTTCTAACTTGAATTTTAGTAATAAATCCACAGAGGTGCTTGGTGTGGAAGTTGGAACCAAAATTAGAGAGACCCCTGAAAATCCATCCACAGCTGGTTACTCTGCTCATGACCAAAAAGAAGGAAATTTCAGCAAACCTCACCGTCCAATTCCCAGGGTAGGTGTTCTTGGGTCTTTGCTGCAAAAGGAAATCATGATTCACTCAAACAAGTGTATAGCACCATTGGGTTTTAATGCTAGGTGTTCTGGTGAAGCACCATCTTTCTTAGTTGAAGGAATGGATAAGACAGGTGCCCCTTCTTCATCTATTAATACTGAATATGGTGACGGCAGTAACTGTCTCTTTGGGACTACAAGTGCCAAGCAAATAGTAAGAGCTGGAGATTCTTCTGTACGTAAGTTTGGGATGGGTCAGGTTGGGATCACCAAAAGGAATGAAGCAATCCAATCCGTTAGACATGATTGTCATACCGTAAACTGTGTTGTCAACCAAAACCCTGCAGACTTCAGCATACCTGATGAAGACAACGTCTACATGCGCGGAAGTGAAAATCTACCCTCTGAATATATATCCCCCCCAAACCTCCATGGTATCAAacccatcatgatgggaataagtGGGAGGTGGTGA